DNA from Gloeocapsa sp. DLM2.Bin57:
AATTTCTCGTTGACGATTGGTATATTGAGTAAGAGCGAACATTTTTGTTTATCTAGAGTGAATATAATAAATATAGTTAAGTTTTACAGTAAAGACCTATGGCAAGCTCAAAAACATCTCAATTTGCTCATGATCACGAATTGTGGGACAGTCTCAAACAGGCGATCGCTCATAGTTCTGGTTTTAGAAGTTGGTTACAAGAAAAAGGAATTGAATCTCAGTTAACACAAGAACATCTTGATGCTCATATTCTCAATTATCTCCGCGAAACTTTAGAAACTTTAGCTTATTAGATATATTCACACTCGGTGTTAGAGTTTTAACTCTAGCACTAATTCTAAAATCTGGCTAAACCTATTGTAAACTTTGGTTAAGCGATCGCCGTCTAAATGCACCTCAGCGGTAGGATAATTAATCAGTATCTCCAGTAAACTAATGCTATGATCATCTAAAGCAGAAGTCACCAACGCACCACGTAAAGATTCACGACTAGCCCTCCCACTAGGAGTCATAATTATTTCTGAGAGTAAATCTAAGAGTCTTTCTCCTATCGGACTATTAAGGATTTTTGATAAGGTAACAGCATTTACTGCTATCTCTTGACTGAGAATAGTACGTAAATCATCAGGTTTAGAGTTAGTTTTGTCGAGATAATAGGCTAATTTTGGCGAAACTTGATTATATTTAACTAAATTCTCTAAATCTTCTACAGGAATAGTAGCTTGAATCCAACCACTCTTTAAAACTAGCATTTCAGCAGCCAAAGCATTTATGGGAGTATGGATTACCCCCACAGCTAGGCTAAATAAGAAAGTTATAATGAGAGTTAAGTATGGTAATTTTAGCATCTAAACAGAGTACATGAAACCCTTAAGCGCTGTTATCAATTCTGTCGAAAAACTAGGCTACCGTGTGACGGTAGGTGATGTCGCAGCGAAAGCGGGATTAGAGATAAATTTAGCACAACAAGAGTTATTAGCTTTAGCTGCTGATACTGGTGGA
Protein-coding regions in this window:
- a CDS encoding alpha/beta hydrolase; protein product: MLKLPYLTLIITFLFSLAVGVIHTPINALAAEMLVLKSGWIQATIPVEDLENLVKYNQVSPKLAYYLDKTNSKPDDLRTILSQEIAVNAVTLSKILNSPIGERLLDLLSEIIMTPSGRASRESLRGALVTSALDDHSISLLEILINYPTAEVHLDGDRLTKVYNRFSQILELVLELKL